In Bacteroidota bacterium, a single genomic region encodes these proteins:
- a CDS encoding response regulator produces the protein MVEQHTPETPDGAETILLVEDEPMLLELVQSLLESTGYRVLTARDGRTAVETYKIHQQEIRLVLSDLGLPLLSGWEACRQMLAINPELKVVVATGYLDHSAKDEMMEGGVKEFVQKPYFAAELTAKLRELLDGKQ, from the coding sequence ATGGTCGAACAACATACTCCTGAAACGCCGGACGGGGCAGAAACCATCCTCCTCGTTGAAGACGAACCAATGTTGCTTGAGCTTGTGCAGTCGCTGCTTGAGTCAACAGGGTACCGGGTTCTCACCGCGAGGGATGGCAGGACAGCAGTTGAGACGTATAAGATACATCAGCAGGAAATCCGACTGGTGTTGAGTGATCTCGGACTGCCGCTGTTAAGCGGATGGGAGGCTTGCCGGCAAATGCTTGCTATCAATCCGGAGTTGAAGGTGGTTGTCGCCACAGGCTATCTTGATCATTCTGCGAAGGATGAGATGATGGAAGGCGGCGTGAAGGAATTTGTGCAGAAGCCCTACTTTGCCGCTGAACTTACGGCAAAGCTGCGTGAACTGCTCGACGGAAAGCAGTAA
- a CDS encoding helix-turn-helix transcriptional regulator codes for MVKRKSGQFSQIRLAIAHIKSHWQEGKSLKEIAATYRVDPGNLARAFRVQESMTEKKFVDMKRAEYIRQKLSKNHVLGYELADELGFASDFAFYRWVRRVFEIPFTVLRKQATDARHSR; via the coding sequence GTGGTCAAACGTAAATCCGGACAATTCTCTCAAATCCGACTGGCAATCGCGCATATCAAGTCGCATTGGCAGGAGGGGAAATCCCTCAAGGAAATCGCCGCAACATACAGGGTTGATCCGGGCAACCTTGCGCGCGCATTTCGCGTGCAGGAAAGTATGACGGAAAAGAAATTCGTGGACATGAAACGGGCGGAATACATCCGACAGAAGCTTTCGAAGAATCATGTCTTGGGCTACGAACTCGCCGATGAACTCGGCTTTGCCTCGGATTTTGCGTTTTACCGGTGGGTGAGGCGGGTGTTTGAAATACCCTTTACGGTGCTGAGAAAGCAAGCGACTGACGCCAGGCATTCCCGGTGA
- a CDS encoding type II toxin-antitoxin system Phd/YefM family antitoxin, with product MARTTLNCWVVRVSSDFSHRPALTTRWLSVPTRESPSTTSDRITLSSGRRRSPTTSARRARDIRGYRVAYNLIEQWLSCTVTVRAIPFLISILSAACFGHPPFLYCGQNSQNLGRPPVSNYWQIQQAKAQFSRLIDRAMRHGPQYVTKHGRPAVVVLSASDYKQAEKPGESLVEFFRRSPLHGIQLDLQRSKDKDRPVRF from the coding sequence ATGGCGCGTACGACATTGAACTGCTGGGTGGTACGTGTCTCTTCGGATTTTTCACACCGACCAGCTTTGACAACAAGGTGGTTGTCGGTTCCCACCAGGGAATCACCATCAACGACTTCGGACAGAATAACACTATCATCGGGCAGACGACGGTCACCAACAACATCAGCGCGCCGTGCCCGTGACATTCGGGGGTACCGGGTTGCATACAATCTGATCGAGCAATGGCTCTCATGTACCGTAACAGTGAGGGCCATTCCCTTCCTCATATCAATCTTATCCGCTGCTTGCTTCGGTCACCCTCCCTTCTTATATTGTGGTCAGAATAGTCAGAATTTAGGGAGACCTCCCGTGAGCAACTACTGGCAAATACAGCAGGCAAAGGCACAGTTCAGCCGACTGATTGATCGGGCAATGCGTCATGGCCCGCAATACGTAACCAAACATGGTCGCCCGGCCGTCGTTGTTCTTTCCGCATCGGACTATAAACAGGCGGAGAAGCCTGGGGAGAGTCTCGTCGAGTTCTTCCGGCGCTCTCCGCTACACGGAATACAATTAGACCTCCAACGTTCAAAGGATAAGGATCGTCCGGTGAGGTTCTAA
- a CDS encoding T9SS type A sorting domain-containing protein, which produces MEDRYACSGRTYSSSSLKKGTILFASLVIFNAIGFSQEVVSPIRHVLEGGGHAQDYRGYRSVANATPPAVSGTLSTVGVYTSLDGYADYQTNGGACQYIRVDSASGRIYVTYMVLDDSTNANTNGVAFALSTNAGITWSNFSNLRLPQDVSFYPALDLGRGPLAGVPIIANQYGIPRRVSAFVGNVVHPDSFSQVPPPASTLLRVPAITSASDGSIIMEPFDFGINKAQLFRTTDLQTWSSPVTPPDTPASSLRNVLVSNSSGRVGSLMNAADNGLYWFESTDNGLTWPVTALQIHPPIRIAGNDSMAVWVGSDVVYQGNEPLVVFDERRINTTGPDSARIMFWSRATGFVTAASKGNTPGVVTALNRPQTNHITVCYPVIGLSGSHIVVAYIAFMSDTSSSGFNYADVFIVTSSNAGASWSTPRNLTNSPQVDERYPSISKWNAAGQVNLVWQEDAEPGTWWAFNEGPITRNRQVFYRDILTNVEENPESPREFVLFQNYPNPFNPTTTIKFTVKETWQTKLDVWNILGQHVATLFDGVAEPGRFYHVNFDASKVASGVYMYSLQSGNKRDLKKLVVLK; this is translated from the coding sequence ATGGAAGACAGATATGCTTGCAGCGGAAGAACATATTCGTCATCGTCTCTCAAGAAGGGGACGATTCTCTTTGCGTCTCTGGTGATTTTCAATGCTATCGGTTTTTCTCAAGAAGTGGTGAGCCCGATCCGCCACGTATTGGAAGGAGGAGGGCACGCGCAGGATTACCGGGGTTACAGAAGCGTTGCAAATGCGACTCCCCCGGCCGTCAGCGGCACGCTCTCGACGGTTGGTGTCTACACGTCGCTTGATGGATACGCGGACTATCAAACCAACGGTGGTGCATGCCAGTACATTCGTGTTGATTCCGCTTCCGGGCGAATTTACGTCACGTATATGGTGCTGGATGATTCGACAAACGCTAACACAAATGGTGTTGCTTTCGCACTGAGCACAAATGCGGGCATTACGTGGAGCAACTTTTCCAACCTTCGTTTGCCTCAAGATGTCTCGTTTTATCCCGCGCTTGATTTGGGTCGAGGTCCGTTAGCGGGAGTTCCTATCATAGCGAATCAGTATGGCATTCCACGGAGAGTCTCTGCTTTTGTCGGAAACGTGGTCCATCCGGATAGTTTCAGCCAAGTTCCTCCTCCTGCTTCGACATTGTTGAGGGTCCCGGCGATTACTTCCGCTTCTGATGGTTCAATCATCATGGAACCTTTTGACTTTGGCATCAACAAAGCACAACTGTTTCGGACGACGGATCTTCAAACATGGTCCAGTCCTGTCACCCCACCGGACACACCTGCAAGCAGTTTACGCAATGTGCTTGTTTCCAACAGTTCCGGCAGAGTCGGTTCGTTGATGAATGCGGCTGACAATGGGCTCTACTGGTTTGAATCAACTGACAATGGGCTCACGTGGCCTGTCACGGCTCTGCAGATCCATCCACCAATCAGGATTGCGGGGAATGATTCAATGGCTGTATGGGTCGGCTCTGATGTTGTGTATCAAGGGAATGAGCCGCTTGTAGTCTTTGACGAGAGGAGAATCAATACCACTGGCCCGGACAGCGCACGCATCATGTTCTGGAGTCGTGCGACCGGGTTCGTTACTGCGGCATCTAAAGGTAATACGCCGGGGGTAGTAACAGCGTTGAACAGGCCACAAACAAATCATATCACAGTATGCTATCCCGTAATTGGCTTGTCCGGCTCGCACATCGTTGTCGCGTATATAGCATTCATGAGCGATACCTCGTCCTCTGGATTCAACTATGCTGACGTCTTCATTGTAACTTCCTCAAACGCCGGAGCCAGTTGGTCCACTCCGCGAAATCTCACAAACAGCCCTCAGGTTGATGAGCGCTATCCATCAATTTCAAAATGGAATGCTGCAGGACAAGTAAATCTCGTGTGGCAGGAAGATGCAGAGCCGGGTACTTGGTGGGCATTTAATGAGGGACCCATAACTCGGAATCGTCAAGTATTCTACCGCGACATATTGACGAACGTGGAGGAGAACCCGGAAAGTCCCAGAGAGTTCGTCCTCTTCCAGAACTACCCCAACCCATTCAATCCGACGACGACGATCAAGTTCACTGTCAAGGAGACATGGCAAACAAAGTTGGACGTTTGGAACATTCTCGGCCAACACGTTGCCACATTATTTGATGGAGTTGCAGAACCGGGGAGATTTTACCACGTAAATTTTGATGCAAGCAAGGTTGCAAGCGGCGTGTATATGTACTCGCTTCAGAGCGGAAACAAGCGGGATTTGAAGAAGCTCGTCGTGCTGAAATAG
- a CDS encoding type II toxin-antitoxin system VapC family toxin, translating into MFLLDTCVISELTKPKPHPAVIEWLDTHDEQTFFLSVLTLGEIEKGITKLPTSRKKKRIMQWFDHDVQQRFEGRILDVDVRVAVAWGKIQGEAEKKGEPVPTIDALLAATAEVHGLKVVTRNNTDIERTGVPTVDPWNE; encoded by the coding sequence ATGTTCCTGCTCGATACCTGCGTCATTTCAGAATTGACCAAACCGAAACCCCATCCCGCTGTCATCGAATGGCTTGACACGCATGATGAGCAAACTTTCTTCCTCAGTGTTCTCACGCTCGGCGAGATTGAGAAGGGGATAACGAAGCTCCCGACATCACGAAAGAAGAAACGCATCATGCAATGGTTTGACCATGATGTGCAGCAGCGATTTGAAGGAAGGATTCTCGACGTTGATGTTCGTGTTGCGGTTGCATGGGGAAAGATACAAGGAGAAGCTGAAAAGAAAGGCGAACCTGTCCCGACGATCGACGCGTTGCTTGCCGCAACAGCAGAAGTACACGGTCTCAAGGTTGTTACCCGCAACAACACTGATATTGAACGCACCGGTGTTCCGACGGTAGACCCTTGGAATGAGTAG
- a CDS encoding sel1 repeat family protein, which translates to MIFEKTSVVVVALAASSALAFSQSDRKANPNSPVFKHYRPPTTAPILEQSDATYQMWQGFQVMQKANAGDAVSQFELSIRYLTGRGFKADTTKAAYWSQRAADRNHLLARYNLGIFKFNGWGTEWNPFEAYRDFRFAAERNLPEAQFVLAQFFTENLVVAQDWNEAYRWVKLAADSGYAPAKESLKEFEKRGIRPPADSANRQTSDGTVTQRTSSSGGIQLQFLNFSQDTIKAPSDSVLFEDAVKAAMLSNDKSVQRIFGSLNGGANRFELDTAAFRLLEQSAEAGSPEALTLLARSYDRGVHAHKDIIRAAFFYIRAIRLDSPRSSRLLFDLIQRREFFDLLRQRVNRNDAEALYVWACLIALGYDRQLTEAQAFQMLERAVAQNHSQAMIELGLCYYSGRWTSRDESKADEMWRRAARLGNAEATVRRAVMNIRSGSDDLATSIPILSNVAASGSVLAEVALGYCFETGTGVTKSVSEAARLYRSSAQRGSQDAYRALYRLHDAIRPQGNEFVIRD; encoded by the coding sequence ATGATATTTGAGAAGACGAGCGTGGTGGTTGTGGCGCTGGCCGCGTCTTCTGCTCTTGCCTTCTCTCAATCTGATCGAAAAGCCAATCCCAACAGTCCCGTCTTCAAGCACTACCGTCCTCCTACAACAGCCCCGATTCTCGAACAATCCGATGCAACATATCAAATGTGGCAGGGGTTTCAGGTGATGCAGAAGGCAAATGCCGGCGATGCCGTTTCGCAGTTCGAGTTGAGTATCAGATATCTGACGGGCAGAGGTTTCAAGGCCGACACGACAAAAGCAGCATACTGGTCGCAACGGGCCGCCGACCGGAACCATCTGCTTGCACGCTACAATTTAGGCATCTTCAAATTCAACGGCTGGGGAACGGAATGGAATCCGTTTGAAGCGTACCGCGATTTCCGGTTTGCTGCAGAACGGAATTTGCCTGAAGCGCAGTTTGTGCTTGCTCAGTTCTTTACGGAGAACCTTGTTGTGGCGCAGGATTGGAACGAGGCCTATCGATGGGTAAAGCTCGCCGCCGATTCGGGCTACGCTCCGGCGAAAGAATCGTTGAAGGAATTCGAGAAACGCGGCATCCGCCCGCCTGCCGACTCGGCGAACAGGCAAACATCCGACGGAACGGTAACGCAACGAACATCATCCTCCGGAGGCATTCAGCTTCAATTTCTCAATTTCTCGCAAGACACAATTAAAGCCCCGAGCGACTCCGTGTTGTTTGAAGACGCTGTCAAGGCGGCTATGTTGAGTAACGACAAGTCGGTACAGAGAATATTCGGTTCACTAAACGGAGGCGCGAACCGGTTCGAGTTGGATACGGCGGCCTTTCGCTTGCTGGAACAGTCGGCGGAAGCGGGAAGCCCCGAGGCGTTGACGCTTCTTGCGCGTTCGTATGATCGCGGCGTTCACGCTCACAAAGATATCATCCGGGCGGCATTCTTCTACATTCGAGCAATCAGGCTTGACTCGCCGCGTTCGTCCCGGCTTCTCTTTGATCTTATTCAAAGGAGGGAGTTTTTCGATCTCCTGCGGCAGCGCGTGAACCGCAATGATGCCGAGGCATTGTACGTGTGGGCATGTCTCATTGCCTTGGGCTACGACCGTCAACTCACGGAGGCGCAGGCGTTCCAGATGCTTGAACGCGCTGTGGCACAAAATCATTCGCAGGCCATGATCGAGTTAGGATTGTGCTACTACTCCGGGCGATGGACGAGCCGCGATGAATCGAAAGCGGACGAAATGTGGCGAAGAGCCGCCCGACTCGGAAATGCCGAGGCAACTGTACGGCGTGCGGTAATGAATATCAGATCAGGGAGTGATGATCTCGCGACATCAATTCCAATCCTATCAAACGTCGCGGCGTCCGGTTCGGTGCTTGCGGAAGTGGCACTCGGATATTGCTTTGAGACGGGAACCGGGGTTACGAAGAGTGTGTCGGAAGCTGCTCGACTTTACAGAAGCAGCGCCCAACGGGGAAGCCAGGATGCGTACCGTGCGTTATATCGTCTGCATGATGCAATTCGTCCGCAGGGTAACGAATTTGTTATTCGTGATTGA
- a CDS encoding short-chain dehydrogenase, with protein MDIKGKTVLIIGGWGLVGSAICRKFMEHQPKRMIVTSLAKSEAIEAVEQLKHDYPRAGKNFFVPWWGNIFVRHQLKDMAREDILATDKYRSMVIEDIIDDMTPQVLQRSSLYRLMQQYKPDIVVDCVNSATGIAYQDIFQVSRTVMQTIRSAKNNRNKSEGVESLALATEKLLATLYIPQLIRHVQLMYRSMSEAKTKIYVKIGTSGTGGMGLNIPYTHSEERPSRVLLSKSSVAGAHTLLLFLMGRTPDAPITKEVKPTAAIAWKRIGFGEIRKRGKAIELVDCPPESAVKLAGKLRLQGNSTARKTGSTLKSVFIDTGENGIFSRGEFEAISTPGQMEFVTPEEIAESVVFEVRAGNTGHDIINALDNATLSPTYRAGYMFNSAMKTMQKLEERHGTDSVAFEMLGPPRLSKLLYEAYLLKRCFINMRTVARTDAASLSKSLTTLITDDAQLRSQIISIGIPILMPDGKSLLRGPLMKIPPYRGENELPLNAKNIDHWAHDGWVDLRVKNMELWRKRFKEIIAEVENLPAEETSSRTMHNRDYWNNLSEIDPGKICGFLFTFEEKGKRMKA; from the coding sequence ATGGATATCAAAGGAAAAACCGTTCTCATCATCGGCGGATGGGGCCTCGTCGGCTCGGCAATCTGCCGCAAGTTCATGGAACACCAGCCAAAACGCATGATCGTGACATCTCTCGCAAAAAGCGAGGCGATAGAGGCGGTCGAGCAACTCAAACACGACTATCCTCGCGCGGGCAAGAACTTCTTCGTTCCGTGGTGGGGAAACATCTTCGTTCGCCATCAACTGAAAGACATGGCACGTGAGGACATTCTTGCCACTGACAAGTATCGCTCGATGGTTATCGAGGATATTATCGACGACATGACACCGCAGGTGTTGCAGCGCTCCAGTCTGTATCGCCTCATGCAACAATACAAACCTGACATTGTTGTCGATTGCGTGAATTCAGCAACGGGTATTGCATACCAGGATATTTTCCAGGTTTCACGCACCGTCATGCAGACCATTCGCTCGGCAAAGAACAACCGCAACAAATCGGAAGGTGTGGAGTCTCTCGCCCTCGCAACCGAGAAGTTGCTTGCAACGCTGTACATCCCGCAACTCATCCGGCATGTGCAGCTGATGTACCGCTCGATGAGCGAGGCAAAGACAAAGATTTATGTGAAGATCGGTACAAGCGGAACAGGCGGAATGGGATTGAACATCCCGTACACGCATAGCGAGGAGCGGCCTTCACGCGTCCTACTCTCCAAATCCTCCGTCGCCGGAGCGCATACGTTGCTTCTTTTTTTGATGGGAAGAACGCCCGATGCGCCCATTACAAAAGAAGTGAAACCGACTGCTGCCATCGCGTGGAAGAGAATAGGCTTTGGAGAAATCCGGAAGCGCGGAAAGGCGATTGAGTTGGTTGATTGTCCGCCGGAATCCGCGGTGAAGCTGGCCGGCAAACTGCGCCTGCAAGGAAACAGCACAGCCCGGAAAACCGGCTCGACCCTCAAGTCCGTGTTCATTGATACGGGTGAGAACGGGATTTTCTCACGCGGGGAATTTGAGGCGATCTCCACACCCGGCCAGATGGAGTTCGTCACGCCGGAAGAGATTGCTGAGAGCGTTGTGTTTGAAGTACGCGCCGGCAATACGGGGCATGATATCATCAACGCTCTCGACAATGCAACACTCTCCCCCACGTATCGCGCCGGTTACATGTTCAATAGCGCGATGAAAACAATGCAGAAACTGGAGGAACGTCACGGCACCGACAGTGTTGCATTTGAGATGTTAGGCCCGCCCCGCCTCTCGAAACTTCTTTACGAAGCATATCTCTTGAAACGCTGTTTCATCAACATGCGGACGGTTGCGCGAACGGATGCAGCATCGCTGAGTAAATCCCTCACAACACTTATCACCGACGACGCGCAGCTGCGTTCGCAGATTATTTCCATCGGAATACCGATTCTCATGCCCGATGGCAAGTCGTTGTTGCGCGGCCCGCTGATGAAGATTCCGCCGTACCGCGGCGAGAATGAACTTCCGCTCAACGCAAAGAACATCGATCACTGGGCACACGACGGGTGGGTGGATTTGCGCGTGAAGAATATGGAACTGTGGCGCAAGCGGTTCAAGGAAATCATCGCCGAAGTCGAGAACCTTCCCGCGGAGGAAACCAGCTCGCGTACGATGCACAACCGGGATTACTGGAACAACCTTTCCGAAATCGATCCGGGAAAAATCTGCGGTTTCCTCTTCACGTTTGAGGAAAAAGGAAAGCGAATGAAGGCCTGA